The following are encoded in a window of Phaseolus vulgaris cultivar G19833 chromosome 3, P. vulgaris v2.0, whole genome shotgun sequence genomic DNA:
- the LOC137807392 gene encoding uncharacterized protein: MDKRARLRVQKKKPTKRRGMKVFIKKVFDYLKSDTFMYAPLLSPLPSHAFNALPASPAKELEFQKPVKEKQCFGKQVGEYLKSDDYMYDPLLHLPHSSKEPLHDYGMKRMDDSSRRLTMKVNQQTDHLGNTNQSSESPVAQTDLSDQHKHTETVKHTVYQICRSSAAPRIVTLNSQLRAHS, encoded by the exons atggacAAGAGAGCGCGCCTGAGAGTCCAAAAGAAGAAACCCACTAAACGCAGAGGAATGAAAGTGTTTATTAAAAAGGTTTTTGATTATCTTAAGTCTGATACCTTCATGTATGCCCCTCTCCTCTCACCTCTACCCTCTCATGCTTTCAACGCCTTACCTGCTTCCCCTGCTAAAG AGTTGGAATTTCAAAAGCCTGTAAAAGAGAAGCAGTGTTTTGGGAAACAAGTCGGGGAGTATCTAAAATCCGATGATTATATGTATGATCCGCTGCTTCATCTTCCCCATTCATCTAAAG AACCTTTGCACGACTATGGAATGAAAAGGATGGATGATTCAAGTAGAAGGTTGACAATGAAAGTTAATCAACAAACGGATCATCTAGGAAATACAAACCAAAGTTCCGAAAGTCCTGTTGCTCAAACAGACCTCTCTGATCAGCATAAACATACAGAAACTGTGAAGCATACTGTGTACCAAATTTGCCGCTCAAGTGCTGCTCCAA GGATTGTTACGCTCAACTCCCAACTGAGAGCTCATAGTTGA
- the LOC137807393 gene encoding very-long-chain aldehyde decarbonylase CER3 yields MGPPLSTWPWENLGIFKYLLYGPFVAKVVYEWFYNEEHSYYNLSWCLHLLILSGLRGLIHVLWGSYSHMLFLTRNRRILQQGVDFKQIDKEWDWDNFLILQALVTSMACYMFPFLQHLPLWNVKGLFVTLILHVGVSEPLYYWVHKRFHGDYLFTHYHSLHHSSPVPESFTAGHATLLEHLILTVVIGIPILGASVMGYGSASLIYAYVLIFDFLRCLGHGNVEIVPHQLFEKFQFLRYVIYTPTYHSLHHSDKDTNFCLFMPLFDALGDTLNKKSWQTHKTISSGSGTGDRVPHFVFLAHIVDVSSSMHVQFVLRSFSSLPYTTRLFLVIGWPFAFLFLLAMWVWSKTFLLSFYNLRGRLHQTWVVPRCGFQYFLPFATEGINKQIELAILRADKLGVKVISLAALNKNEALNGGGKLFVDKHPNLRVRVVHGNTLTAAVILNEIPQDVKEVFLTGATSKLGRAIALYLCQKKVKVLMLTLSTDRFQRIQKEAPVEYQNYLVQVTKYQAAQNCKTWIVGKWITPREQYWAPRGTHFHQFVVPPILSFRKDCTYGDLAAMRLPEDVEGLGCCEYTMERGVVHACHAGGVVHSLEGWDHHEVGALDVNRIDLVWEAALKHGLRPVSRFTQ; encoded by the exons ATGGGGCCTCCTTTATCAACATGGCCGTGGGAGAACCTTGGAATATTCAAG TATCTATTATATGGGCCGTTTGTGGCGAAAGTCGTGTATGAATGGTTCTATAACGAGGAACACTCCTACTACAACCTCAGCTGGTGCCTTCATTTGCTCATACTAAGTGGTCTCAGAGGTCTAATTCATGTGCTTTGGGGTTCTTATAGCCACATGCTTTTTCTCACCAGAAACCGACGGATTCTTCAGCAGGGTGTTGATTTCAAGCAGATTGACAAAGAATGGGACTG GGACAATTTCTTGATTCTTCAAGCACTAGTTACCTCCATGGCCTGCTATATGTTTCCCTTTCTTCAGCATCTTCCTCTCTGGAATGTAAAAGGTCTTTTTGTTACTTTGATTCTCCATGTGGGAGTCTCCGAGCCACTTTATTATTGGGTGCACAAAAGGTTCCATGGAGACTATCTTTTCACCCATTATCATTCACTTCATCATTCATCTCCTGTACCAGAATCTTTTACCG CTGGACATGCAACACTTTTGGAGCATCTTATTTTGACGGTAGTCATTGGAATCCCTATCCTTGGGGCCTCTGTGATGGGATATGGATCAGCAAGCTTGATATATGCTTATGTTTTGATTTTTGACTTCCTGAGATGCTTGGGCCACGGCAATGTTGAAATTGTTCCTCATCAGTTGTTCGAGAAATTCCAATTTCTTAGATATGTGATATACACACCAAC ATATCACAGCCTACACCACTCGGACAAGGACACAAATTTCTGCCTCTTTATGCCTCTCTTCGACGCGCTAGGCGATACCCTTAACAAAAAATCAtggcaaacacacaaaacaataAGTTCTGGTTCAG GAACCGGCGACAGGGTACCCCATTTTGTTTTCCTGGCTCATATTGTTGATGTGTCATCCAGTATGCATGTTCAATTCGTCCTGCGATCCTTTTCTTCATTGCCATACACAACAAGGCTCTTCTTGGTCATTGGCTGGCcctttgcttttctatttttgctAGCAATGTGGGTTTGGTCCAAGACCTTTTTACTTAGTTTCTACAATCTGAGAGGAAGATTACACCAAACGTGGGTTGTACCTCGATGTGGCTTTCAG TATTTCTTGCCATTTGCTACCGAGGGAATCAATAAGCAAATTGAGCTAGCTATCCTAAGGGCCGATAAACTTGGGGTTAAAGTCATTAGCCTTGCTGCATTGAATAAG AATGAAGCGCTAAACGGGGGTGGAAAGCTGTTTGTGGACAAGCACCCAAACCTCAGGGTTCGAGTTGTTCATGGGAACACGTTAACCGCTGCTGTCATACTCAATGAAATCCCTCAAGATGTGAAGGAGGTGTTCCTAACAGGAGCTACTTCCAAGCTTGGAAGGGCAATTGCTCTCTACCTTTGCCAAAAGAAAGTCAAAGTTCTG ATGTTAACTCTTTCCACAGATAGATTTCAGAGGATCCAAAAGGAAGCCCCTGTGGAATATCAAAACTATCTTGTCCAAGTGACAAAATACCAAGCTGCTCAAAACTGCAAG ACCTGGATCGTTGGTAAGTGGATAACGCCAAGAGAGCAATATTGGGCACCACGTGGAACCCATTTTCATCAATTTGTTGTCCCACCCATTTTATCATTCAGAAAAGATTGCACTTATGGTGATCTGGCTGCCATGAGATTGCCAGAAGACGTGGAAGGACTTGGTTGCTGTGAG TACACAATGGAGAGGGGAGTGGTTCATGCTTGCCATGCGGGGGGAGTGGTACACAGCCTTGAAGGTTGGGATCATCACGAAGTTGGGGCCTTGGATGTTAACAGAATTGATCTTGTGTGGGAAGCAGCACTCAAACATGGCCTAAGGCCAGTGTCAAGATTCACAcagtaa